Below is a window of Gemmatimonadota bacterium DNA.
CCGCTTTACGGCCCCACGGAAGCCTGCGCAAGGCGTTTCCGACCGTCCCATGGCGACTCTCCATGGGTTGATACCAAGGAGTGGAGGGTCCTTCCAGGATCGCCCGGTCCATCCCTTCCATGACTTGGAATCCCGCGGCTTCGAGCGCGTGATTCACTTCCCCGAAGGTGGCGATGTCCTTCAGCGCAATGCCGCGCATGAGATCCTCCTTGATGGCCCGATGCCGGTCGTCCTTCGGATCGAACTTGCCCGTCAGGCACATTTCCTGCCCCCAGAACAGGGCACCGGGTTTTAGCACGCGGAATACCTCTCCGAAGGCGCGTTGCTTGTCTGGTGCATGGCACGTTGACTCTATGGCATAACCCCGGTCAAAGGTGTCGTCCTCAATGGTGCTCATGTCCATGAAGCTGCACGTCTCGAAATCGACCATGTGATCAAGCCCCGCCTCGGCGTTCAACCTCTTCGCCTCTTCCAACTGGATCTCATTGATGTTGATTCCTACAACCCTGACACCAGCCTCACGGACGACGCGGCGCATGGGGGCGCCGACTCCACAACCAACGTCGACCACCGTCATACCCTGTTGTAGCTCCAACTTGGAAATCATCAGCCGCTGATGCCGGACCTTGGACTCCTCCAGACTCTCATGAGGCGTGAGGGGCGCGAAGTGCAGGGACTGGCCCCAGCCCCACACCATGAACCCGCTACAAAGGTCGTAATAGTCTTTCACTGTTTCCGTGTGATCGTACCCGCCCGCGCCACCGGGCTCCAGCACCGCCCGGTCGAGCCAGCCGTCGAAGTGCTGCACTCGACGTGCGACGCCCGATCCCCGGTACGCATCTCTCAGCTCTCTTGACAGTTTGCACAGCCGCATTTCGTGGTGTTTTCCCCCGGCTCCACAAGGAGCCAAGTCGTCAGGTGAACAGCTCCCGTCTCTGCTGGGAGATGCGGAACTTCAGCTTCTTGCTCGGTTTCAGCGACGGGAACGGACTGAAACGGAGCTTGTGCTTGTACTTCGCCGGCGACACCTCAATCGTGAAGTAGTGCGCCAGCATCAGCAAGTTGGCCGCCAGGTGCAGCTCCATCCACCGGGTGCCGAGACACTTATGCGTGCCCAGCCCGTACGGGGCGTACCCGGGGCTTCGGTGTTCATGGCGCGACGGCAGGTAGCGGTCGATGTCGAACTTGTAGGGGTCGGGAAAGACCTCGCTCATGTAATGCGTGGCGGTCATGGCGATGTGGATCCGTTCCCCCATGGGCAGCTCGTAGTCCTCGACCACACACGTATTCATCACGTTTCGAATGGACATGGAGACGATCGGGTACATGCGCATGCACTCCATGAGGAAGCGGTGGGTAACGTCAATGTTGGCGGGGGTGAAATCCTCTCTCTCGGGGTCTCCCTTGGCGAACAGGGCATCTGCTTCGGCCTGGATTCTGGCGTAGAGGTCGGGCTGCGACGCCATGGCGTAGACTACGAGGCTAAACGTATCGCCGAGGTACACGCTGGCAATCAAGGCCGCGGAAAAGGAGAACAGCAGGTTGGACTCCGGGAGAAACTGCGGGTCGCTCGCGTGCAGGCTGAGGTAATCGTCCACCAGGTCCCGTGGGCTGTCCGCCCTTTGGGCGGGGGTATGGATGTCCTGGACCCGCTGCATCAGTGTGTCCAAGACTTTCGCCCGGCGTCTCATGCCCGGGGTGTTCAGCGTGAATCTGGGCAGGAGCTTGGCGACGTGCACGCTGAGGGCCCGTTCCTTGTACGCCATCAGGTCGTCCATGAGGTCCTGGGTATCGACGCCGATGAATAGTGGGGAGAGCTGGGCGTTCACCATCTCCCGGCACATGGACGTGGCGCGGTATGAGTCCCCAACCGTCAAGCTCGCCATGTACTTGCGCCCCCGATTGTAGAGCTGGTCCAGCTGTCCTCCCAGCCTCGCGGCAGAATAGGCGGGCGATAGGGACTTGCGAAGCCGGAAGTGATCGGCTCCGTCTAGGGCGGGCAGGACGCCGGACGCGCCGTAGACCTTCTCGAAGTCGCTGAAGTAGTCCCTGGCTCTCAGGTACATGCGCCCGCGCTTGTGCACCCAGCGGTTTGTCTCGAGTCCGGCCAGGAAGATCATGGGCTTCGAGAAGGGAGGGCGGATCTGGAACACCGGACCGTACTCCTCCGCAAGGTTCCCGAAGAGCGCGTTCAGGTTGCCGTCTCGACTATGCGGGTTCAGCAGCAGCTTGGGCAGCGAAACCGTCGGAATCTTCCTGGCAAGGGCAGGACGTCGAAGGGCTGGGCCGGCGAGGTTCTGAGAGACCGCAGAGGCGAGGGAGCGGCCGATCAGGTCCATCTTGCAGATGAACTCGATGCGCTCCTCCGCCTCGTCGTCGAGCTGGAATATGAAACGAAAGACGTCGCAGGTATTGACGAGGCAGATAATGATGACATCTCTCGGATCGGGAATCTCGTCGGTGAAGATGACCCTGCTGATCCGCGTTTTTATGAACTGGCCTGCAGTGCCCTCTTCCGACTTGCTGGACAGTTCTCCACGCCAGACGGTAGGAGCCAGTGTCCAGAATTCACCGTCGTGATATTCCAGGATCTTCAGGTCAACCAGGCGGTCCAGAACCGAATCAATGATCGATTCCGCACGGGGAGCGAGCCGTTCGATCCAGTACTGGGCGTTCCGTTGAACAGATTCGGCTGCGATTTCTTTCAGAATGGAGTCTAGAGCAGGTCTCCCCGTTTCTGTCTCGTCCACGAGTAACAGGGATTCCATGTCCGTGTCGATGCGCGATCTGAGTGAAAGCTCCGCGAGCACGGCACCGACCACGGCGCAGTTCAAATGCCAGCCGGGGACCTGGTGAAAGTAGCCAGTCTCCTCGTTGAGGAGCATCAGGATGAGCTCTTCGGTGAGACTTAGCGATTGGGTCGTCAAACCCTCGGTAGTATTAGCCATAGCCTCGGCCTCCTTGCATTACTTCAATACCATAAGGCACTTGCCCTTACTGTACTTATGGCAAATATAAATAAATACAAATATTTGGTCAAGGGAAGGCAAGTCTTATTCTCATTTGAAACAGTGGAACTGGTCTGCTACGTAGCTGAGACCGACCGCAGGTCGGAGAGATTGCTATCTCGTATTACTGCGCAGAGAAATCAGACGCAGATGGATGGTGTAAAGTGCGGGAACGATCATCATAAGTATGGCAGTGGTAATGAGAATGCCGAAACCGAGAGACGCGGCAAAGGGGATCAGGAACTGGGCTTGGATGGCACGTTCCAGAATAAGGGGAGTGAAGCCGAGGAACGTAGTCACGGAAGTGAGCATAATTGGGCGAAATCGCCCTTTTGCGCCCTCTATGATTGCAGTTTGCGCCGGCATGCCTTCCTCGAGTTCCTGATTGATGAAATCGATCATGACCAGGGAATCGTTCACGACCACCCCACTCAGGCCGAAGATACCCATGAAAGATACGGCACTCAGGGCTACTCCCAGGACCCAGTGACCCAGGATCACTCCGATGAACCCGAAGGGGATGACGGCCATGATGATGAACGGCTTTGTATAGGATCGGAGGGGGATGGCGAGCAGCGCGAAGATCAGGAGCATGGCAATCGCAAATCCGCGATACAGCGCATCCAGGGATTCGAGCTGCTGTTGTTGTTCCCCTCCGAAGCTGTATGTCAGGTCCGGGTGCAGGGCGGTCAGATTCGCGAGGATCGAATTGGCCAGGATGTCGTTGGCTTCGTCGCCTGAAATCACCGAAGCATCCACGTCCGCAGTGACCGTGACGACGCGCTGGCCGTCCTTCCGTCGAATGGCTGGCGGCGACATGCCCGAGTGCAGCGAGGCCACACTGATAACCGGGACCTCGGCACCACTCGGAGTACGGAGCAGGTACCCCTCGACATCGGTGATGGATTTTCGTTCACCGGAGGGCAGGCGCACATAGACCCGGACCTCTTCCCGGTCGCGCTGCACCCGAACGGCCTCTGTGCCGAAGAACGCCGCCCGTGCCTGCCCGGCCAGGTCGTGGAGTGTGATACCGAGGGTTCGCGCTTCCGGCCGCAGCTCCAGTTGAACCTCCGGGATGCCCGGGGAGTGGTCCGAACGTATGTCATAGACGCCTCCCACTCCACGGAGACCATCGACCACGGAGTCTGCAATCCGGGCAAGGCGCTCCGGGTCCGGATGCGACAACACGGCCTCCACCGGGTTGCCCAAGTCAAAGACCTCGCCGCTGAAGGTGATGCCGCGTACGTAGGGCAGCACACCCACCTCCTCCCGCCATGCCTGCACGACCTCTCCGGTGGAGATTTCTCTCTGTTGGGCGCCCAGGAGTTTGAACTCAATGGTGGCGATGTTGGCTTGCGGATTGAGGGTCGGCTCCGGATTGAGTCCGCCCCCGAGTCTCGAGCCCTGTCCGACGGTCACCGTTACGCCGGTCAGCAGCGGTGGCGCATCCCCGGGCCGGCCGCGCGAGAGTCGTTCGATGACCCGGTGGCCTGCGGCCTCCAGTTCCTGCGCCACTTCGTACGTCCTCGGAGCGGTCGCCCCATCGGGCATCTCCAGGACGACCGTCGCGATATCCCCCTCCACGTCAGCGGCCAGCGTGGTAGGAACGATCCCCGCGGGCAACAGGGAGATGCTCAGCACGAGCATTCCCACAGCCCCCGACATCGTCACCGCGGGCTGGTCGGTGGCGAACTGCAGGGCCCGATCCAGCGGGCCTTGGACGAACCTGTTCAGCAGCGCGTCAACGCGCCCCTGGAGCCGCGCGAAGAACCGGTCGAAGGCATTGGCCGGCACCCACTCCGGGCCGTGCAGGTGGGACAGGTGGTTGGGCAGCACGAACAGCGATTCGACCAGGGAAACCAGCAGCATGGCGATCATGATGATCGGCAGGGCCCGCCACACCTCACCGACGCCGCCGGGAATGAACAGCAACGGGACGAAGGCCACCACCGACGTCAGAACTGCGAACGTCAACGGCACCTTGATCCGCCGTACGCCGCGGATCGCGGCCGTGACCCCGGGTGTTCCCCGCTTGCGTTCGTAGTGGATGTACTCGGCTACGACGATGGCATCGTCGACGATGATTCCTATGGCGAGGACAAAGGAGAACAGGCTGATGGTGTTGATCGCCACGTCGAATGCCATCATGATGGCGAGGGCCCCGATTCCCGAAACGGCGAGGCCCACGGCGACCCAAAGCGCGAGCCGGATTTCGAGAAACAGGCTGAGTGCGATCAGCACCAGCAACAGGCCCAGGATCCCGTTCTTGAGGAGAAGATCGGCGCGTTCCTCATAGACCTGGGATTCGTCATTCCACATGGTGACGCCCACACCGTCCGGCAGGGAAGGGATCACTTCGTTTGCCAGGTGCTGTCGGACGGTCGTGGCGACATCCATCACTTGCTCACCATCGGCGCGGTAGATCTCCACGAATACCCCGGGATGGTTCTGGTGCCGGATGATCAGGTCGGCTTCCTGAAAACCGTCGCGAACCTCGGCGATATCTCCAAGGCGCAGGACCGTGCCGTCACGACCGCTGAGAAGGAGGATCTCCTCGAAGTCCTGTTGGTCGTAGTTCTGGCCGAGGGTGCGGACCCGCACCTGGGATTCCCGGGTATTGATACTGCCGGCAGATAAGTCCAGGGAACTGCGACGAATGGTGTTGGCTATGTCGGTGAGTGTGAGTCCGAGTGCTCTTAGCCGATGAAGCGGTACCTCGATAGAGATCTCGTATTTCCGAATACCACTGACTTCGACCTGGGACACGGAGGGAAGTGTTGTGAGTTCATCTTCGATCTGGTACGCCAATTCTTTCAGCGAGCGCTCAGGTACATCGCCATATACAATGAGCCGCATCATGCTCATGCGGTTGGTCATCTCCCTGAAACTGGGACGATCGGCACCGGCCGGGAAAGACTGTATGCGATTGACCGCAGACTCGATATCGTTCAGCGCCTGGACCATGTCCGTACCGAAATCCATTTGAATCCGTACGGATGCCATACCCGGGGCCGATACGGACTTGACCGCCTTCACGTCATCCACCCCGCTGACCTGGTCTTCGATCTTGACGACGATCGACTCCTCGATCTCCTCCGGTGTGGCGCCGGGATAGGCCATCGACACTTCGATATGGTAGAAAGGGGTGGTCGGCCACGCTTCCCGGTCGAGTCCGGTCAGCGACACCAGCCCGGCGGCGATAATAGCCCACATCAATAGATTGGCGGCTATACTGTTACCAGCCATATAAGCTATGGGACCACGCTGTTCCCGTGCGGAACCATCTTCCCGATTCATGGGGCACCTCCGATCCGCACCACCATGCCTTCAGTAGCGATCTGAATCCCGCCTATGACGACCGCCTGGCTGGCTTTCAGCGTGCCGGTTACGAACACCTTATCATCGGAACGCTGAAGGACGCGCACCGGGACGATGGTCAATAGTGTGTCATCGCGCACTGCCCAGACCTCGTTGCCCGGTCTGAGTGCTGATCGCCGCAGGATGAAGTACTGGTCTGGGATGATTCCCTCAATTCGCACTTCTGCGAATTTGCCCACGAGAAGGGGCGGGCCAGGATCTGCGCCTGCCCCTTCGACTGGGGTGCCGCTTGTAAAAGGATTCGGGACGCGTACGATGACGTTGATGGTGCGCGTCTGTTCGTCCAGGGATGCCTCTGCTCGATCTACATAGCCCTCCCAGGCATAGCTCCCGTCGCCGTATTCAGCTATGACACGAGCCTTGACCTGCCTATCTCCGTCGCCCGCTTCCAGCCTCCAAAGGCCGGGAATAAGGGCCGCATTGGCATCGGAGAGGGGAACTACCACCTCTACTGCGTCGGTCGCGTAAAGTCGCCCCACGCTCTGACCGGCTACCACGAACTGCCCCACATCTATCGATTCTGTCTGCACGACGCCTCTGAAAGGCGCGCGGACTTTTGTGCGTGCCAAAGCCAACTCGGCATCGGCGAGCACAGCACTATCTCTGGCCACCGAGGCGCGGGCTGCCTCGAGTTGAGGCTCCCACAGCGCAAGGGGATTGGCTTTGGCTATATCCGTTTGGTCACGTCTGAACTGCGCGTACTCAGCGCGTGCGATCTGGGCTTCTTCATTCGCCCGGAGGAGTGCGACATGCTGCGCGGCCACGTTGGCGCGGGCTTGCTGAACTCTGTTGCGGTAGTCGGCGTCATCAATGCGGAAGAGTATCTGCCCTTTTCGGACTCGTCCGCCACTCTGAAAGGCCGGATCTACCCAAACAACCTTACCATTGATTTCGGCAGCGACATCTATCTTTGCAACAGGTCGAACCGTCCCGGCCCCGTACACGGGAATTGCACCGGTGCCGACCACCGCGGAAGCCGTGACTGCGAATGGTGCCCGGGAAGTAAGAGGTCGGATTTCTGGCTCGGGTCTCAGCCAGACCATAAGGTAGGCAACAATCGTGGATATGAGAAGGATGGCACTGGCCAGGAGTAAGCTTTTTCCTCGGTTCATCTCTTTTCTCTTTCAGTTCAGGCTGATGGGAATCATCAGTCGCCCTGCGAGTAGAATCGGGATGGATCAGGTGATCCCGTGAACTACCATTTTCGTCGAGAATCCTGTCCAAAAATACGAATATCTCTCATAAAATACAAGCCGTTTGGCTTATTTTGTTCCTATTAGAGGCTGGGAAAACCAGTCCTCAGCCTCCGACTTTCCTAATCTTTCACCTTGCACACATGCCGCAAATAGGTTATAAATGGTATAGGCGTTTTTAGCATTGGAGGGTAGTGTGCGGGCATTGATTCAGCGGGTATGCAGGGCAACGGTTCGCGTTGAAGAACAGGTCGTTGGTCAAATTGACCGCGGTCTTTTGATTTTGCTGGGTATTAGCGATACCGATGGTCTTTCAGATATGGAATATGTTGCCGAGAAATGTGTAAATTTGAGAATTTTTGAAGACGATCAGGGCAAAATGAACAGATCCTTGCTCGACACAGGCGGGCAGGCGCTGGTAGTTTCGCAATTTACCCTGCACGCCGATACCCGCAAAGGTCGCCGCCCGAGTTTTAATCGGGCAGCTCCGCCAGATATTGCCAACTCCATATACGAGCAATTTGTCCAGCGCCTCCGCACCTTTGGCATTTACACTGAAACCGGCGTTTTTGGCGCATATATGCAGGTCGAAATTCACAACACTGGTCCCGTTACATTGATGATTGACTCAGAGATATGAAGAAACTGATTCTCGCTTCTGCCTCACCCAGGCGTGCGAGTTTATTGCGCTTGTTGGATATTCCGTTTGAGATCGCGCCGAGCAATGTCAATGAGGCTCTGGATACCATCTTGTCACCTGCCGAACACGTGCGGGAAATCGCACAGCGGAAAACAAAGGCGGTTGTCCATCGTTTTGACCACGCGCTCGTTTTGGGAGCCGATACAGTTGTGGTATTGGAAGATGCAATTTTCGGGAAACCGAATGACGCTAAACACGCCGAAGACATGCTGGCACGACTTTCGGGAAAAACCCATCAGGTCTATACAGGGTTGACTCTCACAGATACGGAAACCGGACTGACTCTCACAGAAGTTGCTACTACCTACGTCACCATGCGCGTGCTATCATCGGAGGATATCGCACGCTATGTCGCCACTGGGGATTCTATGGACAAAGCCGGTGCTTATGGCGCGCAGGGGCGTGCATCTGCATTTATTCAATCTATATCTGGTTGCTTCTACAATGTGGTGGGCTTGCCGCTTGCGTGCTTTTGGAGCCTTTATCATCGTCTGGTCGGGCAATCGCTTTGGACGATCATACCCGAAAATAGTGATGCGATAGACATTTAAAAATACAACGAAAAATACAACTATCCATGTCAGATCAAAAACAAGAAATTGCTGAGTTACTCAAAACGCAGCGCGAGAATCTGGGTCTGAGTATCGGCGATATTTACGAACACACGCGGATCAATCCCGAGTTTATCAAGGTGCTTGAAGCGGGCCAATTCGATTTATTGCCCGTAGCTTATGCGCGTTTATTTCTCAAAACTTATGCACAAGCACTCAATCTCAATGTTCGGGACATCCTTATTCTCTTTGATAGAAGCGTTGTACTGCCGCGTGAGCGGGCCACAGCACTACCCTCTCCAGAACGCGGGATAAATCGCAGCGCAATATTTATCTCGTTGCTCGCATTCGCGGTGATTGCAGTGGTGATCCTCTTTCTCAACTCGCGTGAAGAAGCACCGCTCACAGCCCCCCTCGATACAACCACACCACCTCTTCCAATACCAGATAGCACGGAATCAGTTATCTCAACCGAACAAATAAGCATTTCCGAAGAGGAGATGTCGCCTGGAATGCAGGATAGCGCGAGATCCGGACAGGAGATGCAACTGCGAGACAGCACACAGTCCGTTATGCCATCCCTATCGGAAAACCAGATGATGCCATCTGCCCAGACTACGGGTATTGTGGCAGAGACGCCAGCCTCTCAACCCGCACCTGTTGTGCTCAGCACATATAATTTGCCTATTCACGGCGTCATTGCCGAAGGAGAAATCATGATTCTTTCCGGCGTTGCAAGAGAAAACGCGCATCTATCCGTTACTGCTGATGACCGCGGGGTTTTTGCAGGAGTGCTTCCTGTAGGACGGCAGCAACGCTGGCTGGCACATGACCGCTTTCAAGTGGAGATACAACGAGCCAGCTCGATTTCGCTTTCACTGCAGGACCAGCCTCTCGAAGTTGTCAGCCCACCCGATCGCGGTCTTCGCCTGACTATTTTTCGCACCCTCATCAAAGTCGAAGAACTCGGCGACACGCCCTCTGGCCCACAGATAGGCCGATAGTTTTTATGGCGCACCCTTTCGCACAAATCGTTCCCCTGGGCACATCCCTCGATACATTTACCTACCGCATTCCCGACGATCTCCAGAACGATCTCCAAACGGGCTACCGCGTCCTTGTCCCTTTTGGAGAACGCTGGGTTACGGGTATTGTCGTCGGCTTTTGCGAAACGTGCGATCTGCCCTCCAATCGCGTCAAGACCATTGCCCAAATCCTGGATTCACATCCTCTTGTGACACCGTCGATGCTCGAATTGTGCAAGTGGATGGCCTGGTATTATCTGTGCAGTCTCTCGGAGGTCATCTCTGCGGCTCTTCCATCGGGTATTCACCTGGATAGTGGGCAGCATTTTGCCCTTGAAAAAAACTTTGACGACGCGATCAGTCGCCTGCTTTCGCCGCGTCAGCGCGAGGTCGTCACTGTATTGGGCGAACTCGGTTCGGCATCGATGCGACAACTTCAAAAACGACTTGGAAAACAGGGCGTACAGCCCGCGATATACGGCCTTTTGAGGCGGGGTGTTCTGGTCGCGTTTCAAAAGATGTCAGCACCTAAAGTAAAAACCAAGACCCAGCGTGCAGTGGCACTTGTGCCCGATGATTCGCGCTGGTTTGACCTGGAATTGCCCACACTGGAAAAACGCGCACCCCGCCAGGCGCAGTGTATTCGCCTTCTGCGTTCGGCAAATCGCCCCCTGTTGACCGCACAGCTGTCCGCAGAAGGGATTTCATCGGGCGTACTGAGAGAAATGGCCAAGCGCAATTTGATCTGTTTTATTAATCGCGAAGTAGTGCGCGACCCTTATGCCGACACCGATCTTCCTCCGCCAGAGGATGTAACGCTCACGCCCCATCAAGCGCGGGCTATCCAGGCGATTGGACAAAGCATTGATGAAAACGCCTTTCAGGTTCACCTTTTGCGCGGGGTGACGGGTAGCGGAAAAACACTGGTTTATATTCGGGCGGTTGCACACGCACTCGCATCGGGAAAAGGCGCGATTGTTCTGGTGCCGGAAATCACTCTGACGCCGCAGACCGTCCGTCGCTTTCGCGCCCATTTTGGCGATCGCGTCGCGGTTTTGCACAGTGCATTGTCCCCTGGTGAACGCTACGATGCCTGGCGCGAGGTTCGCAGGGGAAAACGCGCCGTTGTTATTGGTGCGCGCTCAGCTATTTTTGCACCTGTCGAAAATCTGGGCCTTATCATCATCGACGAAGAACACGATGGTTCTTACAAACAAGACGATCCCGCACCTCGTTACAATGCGCGGGATGTCGCTGTGATGCGCGCCCATCTGCAAAATCTGCCCATTGTTCTGGGCTCGGCAACCCCTTCTCTCGAGTCGCATCACAATGCACAGACGGGAAAATTCAGCACTTTAATATTGCCAGAGCGCATCGACAATCGTCCATTGCCCACTGTCACACTCGTGGATATGCGGCACGAAGGTGGCAGTTTGTTTTCTCGCCCGCTTCGGGAAAAGATGCGCGAACGCATTGAAAAGGGCGAACGCACCATTTTGCTTCAAAACCGGCGCGGGTACGCGCCTGCGGTTCAATGCGCCGACTGTGGGGAAAGTTTCCAGTGCGATCACTGTCAGGTTACCCTGACTTATCACGCGACCCGACGCCTGATGCTCTGTCATTATTGCGGTTATATTGAGCCATCCCCCTCGGCGTGTCCGTCGTGTAACAGCAGCAATTTTCATTTGCTGGGCGTGGGGACACAGCGCGTTGAAGAGACCCTCGAAGCGCAATTTCCCGGTGTGCGCGTTTTGCGAATGGATGTGGATACCACGCGCCGCAAGGGCGCGCATGACCGCATACTCAGTCGCTTTTCCCGAGGCGAGGCCGATATTTTGCTCGGTACGCAGATGATCGCCAAGGGGCTCGATTTTCCCGGTGTGACACTCGTCGGCGTTATTTCTGCGGATACGAGTATCCATTTGCCGGATTTTCGCGCCAGCGAACGCACATTCCAATTGCTGACTCAGGTCAGTGGGCGCGCCGGACGAGGCGAGATTCCGGGGGAAGTCGTTATTCAAACTTATATGCCCGATGGCGAGGCCGTGCAATGCGCACAGTGCCACGATTTTGAAGCTTTTGCACAGCGCGAACTCAGTGCGCGTCAAAGTCTGGGTTACCCGCCCTTTGGACGCGTGGTGCTTTTGCTCTTTAAGGGCAAAGATGAACACGAAGTCGCACGCGCGGCTGGCATAATCGCTCAGGCTTTGCGCGAACAAACACCCCCCGATGTTGAAATTCTGGGTCCTGTACAGGCTCCTCTCGCACGTATCCAGAGCACCTATCGCTGGCAGGTTTTGCTCAAGTCCGATTCGCACAGCCATCTCAATGCCGCCGCCCGCAATGCCGCCGCGCAATTTGCTCCTAATAAACGCCGATCTCGCGGTGTGACTCTGGCGATCAATGTCGATCCGATGTCGATGCTTTGAGCGGTGAATTATGTTCTCTCGAATCAAATCTCTCGCGCAACACACGGCGGTCTATGGCATGGGCGACCTGCTCGGTCGCGCAGTGTCCATTTTGCTCGTGCCCATCTATGCCAGACATCTCACGCCTGCGGATAATGGCATTTTGTCTCTGGCATTTGCATTTATCGGATTTAGCGCGGTTTTTTATTCCCTCGGTCTCAATCCCGCGCTGATCCGTCTCTTATCTGGCAAGACCGATCTCGGCAAACATCGCGCCGCATTTAGCTCCGCATTTTGGGCACTGTTCGCCACAGGTGTTATTCTGTCGAGTCTGGTCTGGACCAATGCCGGGAGTCTCGCGCATCATCTTTTGGGCAGTTCGGATTATAGTGCGATTTTCGAACTTATTGCCGCCGTTGTCCTTTTGGACGCGCTGTCAGAACCCCTTTTCACACTTTGTCGCGCTCGTCAGAGATCCTTTCACTATGCGATTGTGCGGGTGATTCAACACTCGCTACAACTCGGTCTTACCGCTTATTTTATCGCAATTCTCGGACAGGGGCCAATCGCAGTTTTTGAAGCCAATCTCATCAGTTCTCTCTTTGCACTTATTGTCATGTTTCCCATTGGCCTGCGGTTAATTCGTCCCACTTTTGATATGCGTGCGTTGCGCGAACTTCTGCGTTTTGGCCTGCCCTTTGTACCCTCAGCTTTTTCCTTTCTTATCATTAGTCTGTCTGATCGCTTTTTGATCCGATTTTTTTTGGATCTCGACGATCTGGGTATTTACGGTATTACCTATAAACTCGGTCTGCCCATCTTTTTTGTGGTTAAAGCGTTTCGCTCGGCCTGGGCACCTGCCGTGCTCGACGAAACCGAAGATGAAAATACAGAGGAAGATACGCGGCAGATGTGTGCGCGTGTCACTACGTATTTCACGCTGTTCGGCATTTTGGGCTGTCTGATTTTAGCCACTTTTGCACGCGAAATTATTGTTCTGATTGCCGGTGACAATGCGGAGACTTATCTCGAAGGCATACGGGTTGTGCCCCTGGTGGGGCTGGCATTTTTCTTTCACGGTCTTTATATCATTCTCACCGCGGGTGTATATGCCGAAGGTCGCGCGGGATCCCTGCCGTTTATTGTGGGAACGGGTGCGTGTGTGAATATCGCTATCAATATTTTTCTTTTGCCCAAAATTGGATTTATTGCCGCTGCTTATAGTACGCTTATCGCGCATGTTTTGATGGCGGTTTTGCTTTTTCTAATTGTGCGTCGGTTTTATCCGGTTCCCTACGAGTACGGACGTTTAGGGAAAATATGTGTTGCGGGGGCGGTGGTTTTTGTCGTTTTATCACCTCATCTCCACGATACGTCAATAGAGGGTGTTATTGCGCGTGTAATTTTTGTTGCGGGATATCCCCTCATTTTGTGGGGATGGCGTTTTTTTATGCCCTAACAAACCGTTGACTTTGGTCTGCAATTCTGTATATTGATTTTTGACAAGGGTCTGCGTGACTGGCGAATGAACGTGGAATTGACCACGGGGAAGCGCAGTGCTCTTTATCCGATAGCCGATCGCCTGGGCTTATGAAAATTTACACACAGCCCGGGCTATTTTTGTAT
It encodes the following:
- a CDS encoding methyltransferase domain-containing protein is translated as MRLCKLSRELRDAYRGSGVARRVQHFDGWLDRAVLEPGGAGGYDHTETVKDYYDLCSGFMVWGWGQSLHFAPLTPHESLEESKVRHQRLMISKLELQQGMTVVDVGCGVGAPMRRVVREAGVRVVGININEIQLEEAKRLNAEAGLDHMVDFETCSFMDMSTIEDDTFDRGYAIESTCHAPDKQRAFGEVFRVLKPGALFWGQEMCLTGKFDPKDDRHRAIKEDLMRGIALKDIATFGEVNHALEAAGFQVMEGMDRAILEGPSTPWYQPMESRHGTVGNALRRLPWGRKA
- a CDS encoding cytochrome P450 — encoded protein: MANTTEGLTTQSLSLTEELILMLLNEETGYFHQVPGWHLNCAVVGAVLAELSLRSRIDTDMESLLLVDETETGRPALDSILKEIAAESVQRNAQYWIERLAPRAESIIDSVLDRLVDLKILEYHDGEFWTLAPTVWRGELSSKSEEGTAGQFIKTRISRVIFTDEIPDPRDVIIICLVNTCDVFRFIFQLDDEAEERIEFICKMDLIGRSLASAVSQNLAGPALRRPALARKIPTVSLPKLLLNPHSRDGNLNALFGNLAEEYGPVFQIRPPFSKPMIFLAGLETNRWVHKRGRMYLRARDYFSDFEKVYGASGVLPALDGADHFRLRKSLSPAYSAARLGGQLDQLYNRGRKYMASLTVGDSYRATSMCREMVNAQLSPLFIGVDTQDLMDDLMAYKERALSVHVAKLLPRFTLNTPGMRRRAKVLDTLMQRVQDIHTPAQRADSPRDLVDDYLSLHASDPQFLPESNLLFSFSAALIASVYLGDTFSLVVYAMASQPDLYARIQAEADALFAKGDPEREDFTPANIDVTHRFLMECMRMYPIVSMSIRNVMNTCVVEDYELPMGERIHIAMTATHYMSEVFPDPYKFDIDRYLPSRHEHRSPGYAPYGLGTHKCLGTRWMELHLAANLLMLAHYFTIEVSPAKYKHKLRFSPFPSLKPSKKLKFRISQQRRELFT
- a CDS encoding efflux RND transporter permease subunit, producing MNREDGSAREQRGPIAYMAGNSIAANLLMWAIIAAGLVSLTGLDREAWPTTPFYHIEVSMAYPGATPEEIEESIVVKIEDQVSGVDDVKAVKSVSAPGMASVRIQMDFGTDMVQALNDIESAVNRIQSFPAGADRPSFREMTNRMSMMRLIVYGDVPERSLKELAYQIEDELTTLPSVSQVEVSGIRKYEISIEVPLHRLRALGLTLTDIANTIRRSSLDLSAGSINTRESQVRVRTLGQNYDQQDFEEILLLSGRDGTVLRLGDIAEVRDGFQEADLIIRHQNHPGVFVEIYRADGEQVMDVATTVRQHLANEVIPSLPDGVGVTMWNDESQVYEERADLLLKNGILGLLLVLIALSLFLEIRLALWVAVGLAVSGIGALAIMMAFDVAINTISLFSFVLAIGIIVDDAIVVAEYIHYERKRGTPGVTAAIRGVRRIKVPLTFAVLTSVVAFVPLLFIPGGVGEVWRALPIIMIAMLLVSLVESLFVLPNHLSHLHGPEWVPANAFDRFFARLQGRVDALLNRFVQGPLDRALQFATDQPAVTMSGAVGMLVLSISLLPAGIVPTTLAADVEGDIATVVLEMPDGATAPRTYEVAQELEAAGHRVIERLSRGRPGDAPPLLTGVTVTVGQGSRLGGGLNPEPTLNPQANIATIEFKLLGAQQREISTGEVVQAWREEVGVLPYVRGITFSGEVFDLGNPVEAVLSHPDPERLARIADSVVDGLRGVGGVYDIRSDHSPGIPEVQLELRPEARTLGITLHDLAGQARAAFFGTEAVRVQRDREEVRVYVRLPSGERKSITDVEGYLLRTPSGAEVPVISVASLHSGMSPPAIRRKDGQRVVTVTADVDASVISGDEANDILANSILANLTALHPDLTYSFGGEQQQQLESLDALYRGFAIAMLLIFALLAIPLRSYTKPFIIMAVIPFGFIGVILGHWVLGVALSAVSFMGIFGLSGVVVNDSLVMIDFINQELEEGMPAQTAIIEGAKGRFRPIMLTSVTTFLGFTPLILERAIQAQFLIPFAASLGFGILITTAILMMIVPALYTIHLRLISLRSNTR